gccctgctaatttttgtattttcagtagagacgaggtttcaccatgttggtcaggctggcctcgaactcctgacttcaagtgatccgcatgcctcagcctcctgaagtgctgggattacaggcgtgagccaccgcatctggccaggtgtgggcaTTTTCTGATTAGAGACTTGGCTATCACATATGGACTGGCTTTGTTGTAGGAGGTAAAGATCACAGGAtctgcctgggttcaaacctcCATTTACTAGTTAGTCAACTAGGGCAGATGGCTTAATGCACTTAGGCATGTGCCTTCAGCTTCCTACTCTGTAAATTGTGGTAAGAATGGCACTTACTTCATGTAGGTTGTTATGAATCTTATATGGATTAAGCCAAGTAAAGCCCTTAGAAAAGGACCGGGCATGTAAGAAGTgcttccaggccaggcatggtggctcacgcctgtaatcccagcacttcaggaggccaaggcaggtggatcacctgaggcaaaGAGTTCCaaagcagcctgaccaacatggtgaaaccctgtctctattaaaaatacaaaaattggccgggcgcggtggctcacgcctgtaatcccagcactttgggaggccgaggcgggcggatcacgaggtcaggagatcgagaccatcctggctaacatggtgaaaccccgtctctactaaaaatgcaaaaaattagccgggcgaggcggcgggcgcctgtagtcccagctactcgggaggctgaggcaggagaatggcgtgaacccgggaaggcggagcttgcagtgagctgagatccggccactgcactccagcctgggcgacagagcgagactccgtctcaaaaaaaaaaaaaaaaaaaaaattagccgggcatggttgtgggtgcctgtaatcccagcaacttgggaggctaaggcaggagaatcgcttgaactcggcaggcggaggttgcagtgagccgagatcgtgctattgcactccagcctgggcaacaagagagaaactccgtctcaaaaaaaaaaaaaaaaaaaccagaagtgCTTCAAGCATTCACTGTTATTATAGTCATTATTAGCACTAAATCCTACTTCCATTTGTAGTGGCCAGGGTACGAGCATTGGAACGTGGTCTGGAAAGAATCCCTCTCCCCAGGCCTGATTTGCCCAGAGGTGGGCAAGGGCAAGTTTGGCAGCGAAGGCAGGAAGCAAAGGGCCcagctggagctcagtggtgtCAGCTCCCTTCCTCCTCAAGCGTTGCTCCCTGTCTGTCGCcctaatgtttgaaaaatattttactgggTTCCTAGCCTGGAACTTCAGCGTCTCCTGCCCTCCAGGCCGGTATTTTCACATGTAGAGATGAGAGCTGAGATAGCGTCTCACTTGAGATACTGTCTCTAAAAACTAGGATCTTCAGCTCCTAATTGAGGGCTTCCCCCTCCAAACCCACCCCTTCGCAACACACCCCCCAAAGAAGGTGTCTAGCCTTTGGAGCACTAGGTGGCGGCGGGGGGAACCTGGCCCTAGGTCGCCAGGTGAGAGGCGATGCTTTCGTCCCTGAGAACAGGATTTGTTGGGGAGGGACAGCGAGAGTTCGACCAGCCAGTCACTTTAGAGACTGTCAGGGGAGCTCAGCTCTGGGGTGGTTCGAGGGCCAGTGCGAAGCTCCCTTAGGGACGAATTTCCACATATGACGAAGGGCATCTGCGAAAGGATGGGCTGTCCCGTGGGGGGAGTCGGCAGATATTTAAGTAACTCTAACATTTAATGAATTAAGCAGCTATTTATTGAGCGATTAGTACGCTTTGAGAGAGGGGCTCTACCGAGGCCTCGCGGTGGCTGTAAGTCCGCGGGGCCGAGGCCAGGTGGCGCCAAAGGCCTTTCGACGCCATCTGCGCGGCTGTCGAGGCCCAGTCTCCGGGCTCGCCCAGAGAACCCGAAATCTGGACAAACGGAAACCGTAGGTGGAGGGAGAAGGCTCCAGGGCCAAGTTCAAGGGCATCCTGGTGAGAGATGGGGGTTCGGAGGACTGGTGAATCTGGGCATACCCCGAAGGTGGTAAGGGACCCAGGCGCGGAGTGGGCGGGGCTTGCGCCCAAGAGGGTGGAGCCTGAGTGTGGGTGGGACCTGCGATAAGAGGCTCGGTAGCGCTCTTCGCAGGGTGGTATTTGTGCGCTAGGCCGCAGCCGGGACGCTCTGTGTGGGCGGGACTCGAGGGCCTCCCTCAGGGGCGTGGCTTGTAGCTTTCGTGGGCGGCCCCGGGGGCGTGGCTCCGTGTAGGTGAACCGCTGCCTCCGGGCGAGGTGTGACAGTCCTGCGAGGGCGCCGTTCTTCCACTTTTGTGAGCTTGAGGGGGGCGGGGCTTGTAGCTGGGGGCGGAGCCTGAGGAAGAGGTTGAGGGGAACTTCACACTTTCCCTGGAGGGCGGAGTTTACATCGTCCCCCGACAGAGTTAAGACCTCTGGGGGATTCCCTGCAGTGTCCAGGGCTCTgtgaggcgaagtttgcagttgTATTGGGCGGGGCCTGTAGCGCCGCGTGAAGAGAATGTGTAAACTCGGGCCGAAGTTCATACCTCCGAGAAGCGGAGACTAATAGTTCTGCCAATCTGCGCGCGCCGAACGGAGGAGGCGGGGCTTGTGGGTTGTGGGCGGGGTACTGGGCGGGGCCTAGAGGGCAGAGGGGCGGGCACGAGCGCTGCTGGAATCTTTGAGTTGGCAGGGGCGGGGCTTGTGGCTTTGTGGGCGGGGCCTCTGGAGAGTTCCCGGGGGCTGTCTTCGGTTCTGCAGCGGGTAGGCGTCGCTTGTAGCTCCGGGTCCGAGCTGATACCGCCGGAGTAAGAAGTTCTCGGCCGCGCCCGAATGAGGCGGAGCCTGCGAGTCAGTGGGCGGAGCCCGGGCTGGGCGCAGGCGGGGGTTCTGCCCTGGGAGGCCGTCTGTTTAGGCCCGCACGCAGCTCCGCATCTGGTGCTCATTACCAGATGACAAAGAGCCGGCTCTGggcccccttccccactcccatcccCCGCCTCCGACTGCAGTGCATTTAACTCCTTCCTGCCCTCGGGGCACTCTGGATCCCTACCCGAGGTCACGCAGGGGACTCCAGACCTTCCAGTCTCGGCAGGCCTTGTCGCTCCCCACgcttcctcacctccttcccagACCTAGCCGTCTGGTCCGCCTCGCAACCCTCATTCGCATCCAGCAAACCTGCCCGACGGCGTCTCCGAGGTTAAAGCTGTGCAGGATCTGGCGGGGACGTCTGGTTTGAGTTAGGGGAACGTGAGAGCGGGGACTGGGGGCAGTGCGTAGCGTTCCCTCCGCCCCCTCCGCGACCCCCTGGTTCATCCCCAGCTCCGGCCCCTCCTTTCCTGGTTCCCTGGGGCCCAGCTCAGTCTTCCAGCTCAGGTCCAGGCCCGAAGGGGGCGCTGGGCCACTCCTCCTCGCCTGCCCGGGTGGTCGTGGCGGTTCTGCCCCGTCCTAATTAGAGGCCCCCGAGAGGCTGTAACTGAAAAATTACAGAGGCGGTGGGAACTGGTGCCTCCCCTGCCCAGGTCTCACCCCCGCCCCCCAAGGCAGTGAGCCCGGAATGAGGGAGGTCACCTCCACCAGGCTGTGATCTTTGACCAGGCCCTTCTCCAGTTCCTGGGACACCTCAGTTCTGAGCAGCCGGAGCCCTCTCTCAAGCTCGCGTCTGCTGAGCTCTGTCtgtcccccaccacccccagccaacaTGGACAAGAGCAAAGTGCGGCCCTGGCGAAAGAAGGCCTTGCTCCTGCGGCTGTCCAAGCAGTTAGCATGGGATCTCTCCCGGGTTCCTGGCCCTTCCCAACCCAGCCTCCTGCCCGGAGCAAGTGGAGGAATGCCTCCAAGAGCACCCACAAACCAGGGGGTGGCAGTCCCCTTGAGTGACCCTGAGCCCCAGCCCCTAACTTCTGTGAAGCTTACAGGCATGGGAAGGGAAGTGTCTGAAGAAAGAATCAACTCACCCATTAGCCCCCTCCTTCACTCCTCTGAATCACCAGCCCCAGAGCCTACTTTGACCCCTAAACCCCAGTTTGGCTCCAGTTCAGCAGATACCCTAATTCTACAACCCTCCCCCAGATTCAGCCCCACCTTCTTGGAGCTTTGGTAAAATGAGGAATAAATACGAAATTCTCCCCATGCCAAATCTCCCACTACTGGGCTCAACTGTGTGACGCTGGGCAAGGTTCTGCCCTCTCTGGACTCCTGCTTCCCTGAGAATCTCTGAGGTATACCCTGTCTTAAAGGGATCTTACCTTACCTCCTTGAGGACTCAGACAAACTGAAGGAAGATCACCTcctttcttctgagtcctcccaGAATCTCCCTCAAGCACCAGTGGGGGTCAGAAGCCTTGGGTAAGGTTGACACCCCATTTATTGGAGAAGACCCCAGCACCCGCCCCCTGAGGTCTTAAGGGCTTTGGTGTATCCTTGGTCACGAGCGCTGAGCCAGGAAGCAGAGTTCCTGAGAGCCAAGTCTAGTGGTTGAGAGAGGACCCTGGCTGGGCCTGGGGAGCAGGAAGCCATCTGTCCAGCTGGGCAGCCCCTGTGGGTCCCTGGTGCAGCCCCAGCCATGTGTCCAGCGCACACCCCTTCCCCCTACTCCGTGAGGGGGGTCTGCACCCCATCACACGCTGGTTCTGCAGGTCTGCACCCCTGTGAGGCTGCCCCTGGGGGGCATGGGTTCCGTTGGACTCTTGCTCCCAGCATGGGTGACCCAGCGATAGCAGTCAGTGATGCGTTTGTTGGGTGCATGGGGGCCACAGCGGGTGCAGTACACAATGCCCAGTGCAAGCAGGACCACCAAAAAGACACACGTTGGCACCAGGAGTGCCACCAGAAGCCACCGGTCATCCCTCTGGATGTGCTCGGCAAGACCAGCCTCCCCCAGGGCTGTTGGGGCTGCTGTGGGAGCTGCTGAGGGCAGCCACAGGGCCAACTTGGGACTGGGGCCATCTTCCCTTGGGATTTGGGGGActttggaatggggatgtgtagGGCTGATGGGTGAGGTCTGGTTAGTGGGGCTCTGAGAGggcaggagggtggggagggctgggggctgggtggcAGCAGGCACAGAGACTTGATGGGCAGGAGACACAGGGGACCTGGAGCTGGTGGTCAGAGAGGGCTGGGCAGTAGGGATAATGGGAAGCTGGGTAGCCTGGGTTCTGAGGACAGGGGCATCTGGGGCTTGAGGGGGTTGATGGGCACCGAGTGTGGTGACCAGAGGGGCATGGTTAGGTGGGATTGCAGGCAAATGAGTGGTGGTCTGGGTGCCAGCGACCTGGGTGTCTGGAAACATGGGGGACTGGTGGGCAGGGAACAGCTCAGGATATCTGGTTGAGATCATGGGGggctggtgggcagggggctgtgctggatgagagacagagagaatacCGGGTTGGTAGGCAGAAGGCAGATCTGGATAGTTGGCTGCGATCACGGGGATCTGGTGGTCACGGGACAAAGCTGGGTGTGTGGCAGGGATCACAGGAGGCTGGTGGGCGGAAGGCAGTGTGGGGCGTGTGGCAGAGACCACCACAGGCCGGGTGACGGAGAGCACTGAGGAGTGGTAGGGGACCCTGGGGGCACTGAGCGGGGGCGGCCAGGTGGGCTCCGGGTAGGGTATCTGTGGCTCTCTGTCCTCTGGGAAGCTCGGTCTATAGGCCAGGGCAAAGTCAGGCGGCTGAGTAGGCTCCATCCACAGGATCCCAGGCATCTCCGTCCAGCCACCACCAAAGGCCTCCCAGGCCTCGTCTTCATCTTCCTCATCCTCCCCATCATCCAGCAACTCATCTCCGAGGTCCTGGGAAGCCCGGGCACCCATGGCCCCTGCAGGGCTGCAGCTGATGCCATCAGCCTCCAGCTCATGACCCTCGCTACAATAACACTCGAAGCCACCAACATAGTTGACACACATCTGCTGGCACACACCGGCAATCTGGCACTCATCTGTGTCCACACAGCGGTGCGGATCATCCTCCGCAGGTCGGAAACCCAGGCGACAGTGGCAGCTGTAGCCTTGTGGCCCACCGGGCTCACACTGCTGCTCGCATGGAGCCTGGGCACAGGGATCCTCGCAACTGCGCCCGTCTGCTGCCAGCCGGAAGCCCTCAGTGCAGCGGCAGGACACGTGACCATCCACCTCCTCCACACATTCGTGTTCGCAGCCCCCGTTGTCAGGGCTGCAGCCAGTCCCCAGGCACAGGGGCCCTGCCCGTGACCAGCCCACACCTCCCTCGGGCTGCTTCACGCAGAGCAGAGAGGCTCCCCTGCCAGCCTGGCACTGCACAGCGGCCACAGAGCCGAAGGGTAGCCACTCAAACTCTGTGGAGACCAGGTGGAAGGGCGTGGTATAGACGGCTGGGCCGGCCTGGCCCGCCTCATCTTGCAGCGCTGGGCAGGCACCCTCGAAGCCAAACTGGCACAAGTAGCCGTCGACAGCCAGCGTGCATGAGCCCTCCAGCCAGCGGTGCTCGCCACTCGCCTCCAGGGCCACACAGCGCTGGGCCGGGCAGGGGCCTCCAGTGGCTGGCTGGGCCCAGTTGGTGAAAGCCGTGTCCTGGTCCCCCGTGGTCCACGTGAAGCCTCGCAGTGGGCGCTGCAGCTGGCATTGCCGGGCCTGCCGCTGCAGCCCGATCCACAGCAGCCGGCTGGCCGGGCCTGCACCCACCAGGTTGTCCACACGCTGGGCCTCCTCAGGGGTCCGAGGAGTGGCCAGGTCGCCCCCCAGCTCGCGGCAGGCCCGCCAGGCCTCCAGAAAGGTGCGGCGCCGTGGAAAGAGAGCGTAGCAGCTGCTGGGGCCGCAGGCGGAGCGGGGCTCAGCAGCCCAGGGGTCCTGGCCCAGTGTGGGCCCTGCGGCCGCCCAGGCCAGCAACAGGCGCAGCAGCATCGCGATGCCCCTGGACTGGTCCGGCCCTGGGCCCGCAGCAGCTCTTGACAGGGGGAGGGCCTGGGGCCTTCTGCGGGCGGGCCGGGGGCGGGCCTGGGGCCGGGCTCAGGCCTTGTAAGGAGTGGGCTGGGACGGCTGCCAgctccctgctccctctccccCGGGGGCCGCTGGAGCAGGAAGCAGTGGGGTGGGGGGCGCTAAGGTTGGGGgcggaggaggggaggaggcacAGTTGACGGCTGCCCCAGGCCCCATGGGGCTGAGAGTCAGGGGGTGGGAAAAGCCTGCCTGCCGAGCTCTGTGACCCTCAAGTTGGGAGTCAGGGCTGTGGAGTGAGGTCGCTTCCCAGAGACTCAGAGACCCAAATCTGGACACAGCAGACCCGTCACACCCGTGAGCAGTCTCAGCCCAGCTGCTCGCCATGCACGGGAACACCCACATGCCCACTCCCTTCTTGCCCCACAGACGCGCGCATgcgcctcccccacccccaacctcctACAAGAGTGCACTCTCTGCCAAGCTGTTTGTCGCTTCACCTAACTGTAGACCTATGTTGGCTTGCAGACGACTCCCTTCCCACACGTACACACATTCTGACATGCTGAGACCCTAGGTGCACATACAAAAATGGTGTGGCATTCTACATGACCTGACATATGAAGACCTCTGATTCGGGTGCAGGGCCTGAATGGAAACCAGCTTGGTCACCCAGGCACAGGCATCCTCAGCCTCTCATTTATTTACtgagcccctgccccagcctctccccCTACCCTCAAACTTTCTGGTTCCAGCTGGGCCAGCGTGTGGGGGTGTTGGGGGAGTGAGGGGGCCAGGGGctgccctcccctcaccccagctCAGCCTGGGGCCCTGGGAACCTGGGCTTAGATGGGGAGGAGGCAGCCCCTAAACAGGAAATGCCTCCCTGGGCTCCTGCGTCGGGAAGGCAGGGTGCGTGGTTTAGGGGgctgggtgggggctgggctgcaCTCAGGATGTGCAAGGCTGTGAGGGGACCCATGCAGGGCCATGTATGGGCATGGGGCACACAGTGACATATATGCATGTACACGACACAGACATCACGTGTGTGGAGCCCTCCCTGCTCCCGGGGCCTGCTGTGTGTGGGGCTGGCCAGGGTCGTCTTCCCGCCCTTTCTGGAGGCCTCTGGAGGCATGTGCACTGAGCCCATCACCCAGGATGACCTCTGGGGAGCTGGCTGGTGGATTAACCCGTGCACACCCGCCGCACTCTTAGCAGAAGTTAGAAACAgggtggggagatgggggagAGGTTCTGCCCTTCAGTAAGCTGCCCCGATGCAGCTTCCCCCTCTGTCACAGATGTATCGACTTTGTGACTGCAGGGGAGTCACTGGCCCTCTCTGGGTCTCCTTTTTTCTTAGTTGCAACGTGGGGGCAATGAGTCCAGGATTTTTAGCTCAGCAGGGCTGTGATAATTGTGTCACAGCACTCAGTGTTTGCAAATGTGCTTTGTCAGCTGTGGAGCCTGAAGCAAATGTTACTCCGTCTTCTGAGCATATGTGGCGGGTGGAGATCAGGCTGTGTTTCTGCAAACCACCTTACAGTGCCTAGGCTGGCCCTGCAGACCCAGTCAGCCCCTCGAGAAACAGGGCTTAGGAATTGTTTCCCATATGCCTGGAAGTCCCTTCTTACAAGGTCTATGCCCGTGAAGCACACAGAATGAATGACTCCCCTTCTCAGGAGACAAAAGTCAAGATGGAGGAGTTCATCCTTCTGTTGGCTCAGGCCCCAAACCTTGAGATCATGCttgactcctctctctctctcacagccCATCTCCAGTCTCTCAGTAAATCCTGTTGGCTTCACTTTCAAAAGAGACCCAGAATCTGACCACTCCTGGACACCTTCTTTGccacccacccccaacccagGTGGCTAGCAACGCCAATCTAGATTTCCCAAACAGCCTCTCCCCGGTCTCTCTCTTGCCGTCTCCATCCTGCCAGAGGGATCCTTTCAAAATCCAAGTCAGATTTGGTCACTTCTCCATTCAGAACCCTCTGAGCCCCCTATCTCGCTTAGAGGAAGGACCACAGTGCTTGCCATGGCCTCCAGGTCTATGTGATCTGCCTCCAAACTCTGGCCTCATTGCTGTTCCTTAAATGCTCCAGCCACTCTGCCTCACGGCCTTGGTCTTGGCTGTTCCCGCTGCCTGCAATGCTCTTCCTGCAATATAAAAATGCTCTGCTTCTTTACCTCTTCCAGGGCTCAGCTTAAGTGCCAGAGTCCTTGACCACCTCACCCCATCCCACACTGCCCCCTGGGGCTGCTTAACCACTGGATCTTCCTGCATTTTCCCTGTCTGCACTTATCACTATCTGACATTAAATATGTTTACTTGTGAAATTAGTTGGGTGTgctggtgcacctgtaatcccagctacttgggaggctgagtcaagagaatcatttgaacctgggaggtggaggttgcagtgagccaagattgtgccactacacactccagtctgggcggcagagtaagactctggaaaagaaaagaggaaaggagaggagaaagagagagagagggagggagggtgagaaaaagaaaagaaagagagaaagagggaagggagggagggaggaaggaaggaaggaaggaaggaaggaaggaaggaaggaaggaaggaaggaaggaaggaaggaaggaaggaaaaagaatgaaagaaagaaggagaaaaggagaggaggggaggggtggggaggggagggaagggaaaggaagagggagggagagagggagggagggaagaaggaaggaaggaaagagagagagaaagaaaggaaggaaggaagaaaaagaaatgtatttgtggATTTGCTTATTGCTTATGGCCCAAATCTCCCCTAGccagagtttctcaaccttggtgTTATTGATATTCAGGCCTGGATAATTACTTGTTGTAGGGCCTGCGTGGTGCATTGCAAGGTGTTTAGCAGTGTTCCTGGCTCCTATCTAGATGCCGGTGGCATCCCTCCAGTTGAACCATccaaaatgtctccaaacattgccaaatgtcatATTCCCTGGGAGCAACATCACCCCCAGGGGAGAGCTTCCGCTCTTGGAGACTGTGAGCTCCACGAGAGCAGGGTTGTTATTTGGTTCCCTACTCTATCCCCAAGCCTAGAAAACTCCTGACTCATTCACAATGCCTCGTGAATGAACTTCAGAGAAGTGATGAACCTGGCTCAGGGAGACGCAGTGGGGAGCTGGGATTCTTCCTGCAGCCAAAGCCCACTTGTCCCCAACACTCACTGGCCTTCCCCATGAAGTCAGACCACCTCTGGCAATCGGCAAGCctttttgcagatggggaaactgaggtacaagGAGTTTCAAAGAGCATCAGTGGCAGGAATGGGACTAGAACCAAGGTCTCCTAATTCTTATTCCAGTTCTCTTTTTGCTGTAGCACCCTCAGGCATCATTTGAGCAGAGTCTGAGAGTTAGGCCTCAAGTCAAAAACCaaagacacagtggctcacgcctgtaatcccagcactttgggaggccaaggtaggctgatcacatgaggccaggagttcgagaccagcctggccaacatggtgaaaccttgtctctattaaaaatacaaaaattagcctagtgtgttggtgggtacctgtggtcccagctactcaggaggctgaggcacaagaatcgcttgaacctgggaggcggaggctgcagtgagctgagatcacaccagtgcactccagcctgggtgacagactatctcaaaaaaacaaaaacaagacggGAGGAAAGCATACCAGGAAGAAggcacagcctgggcaagacaacTGAGGTGGCAGAGCTCAAGATGGGTTTGGAGACTACAAAGGACTCCACTAGGCTGAAGTGAGGGACATCGTTAGGGACAGTAAGGAGTGGAGAAAAGGAGTGAGAGCCTATCTTGAAAGGTGTTGAAGTTGTCCCTAAAAGTCTGGGACTCCCTCCTGGAGGCCATGGGGAAGAGAGGCATGATGAGAGATCTCTGTGGCTTGTGTGTGGTGGGTGGAGGGGGCTTGGAGGccgagaccagttaggaggctgttgcAATAGTCTGGGAAaggggaaaaggggagggagCTGGCTGGAGAGCCCGGCGGCAGGGCGGgcctggctgggggaggcagCCTCCGGAGGCTCCTTAGGGGCAGCCCTGAGCCTGGTCCAAGGGTGTGGCGAGCCCAGTCATGATTCGGGCAATGGCCAGTACTGGGGTGTCTAAGGGGACGGACGGCTGCAGGCTGTCTGACAAGTGGGTGGAtgggatcagaggtcaggagcCCAGCCTCTGTGGGGGTGAGGGGTTGGGGGGCAAGCAGGCAAAGCAGGAGAAGAAAGGTCAAAGGTCAAATTCCAGATGTCTTGGCTGGGCCTACTTGCAAGTGGAAGGAAGCCTGAGCCAGCATGAGGAAtggggaaggcaggagggagcACCTCTGGCCTCTGTGAGGCTAAGTGTCTG
The genomic region above belongs to Papio anubis isolate 15944 chromosome 12, Panubis1.0, whole genome shotgun sequence and contains:
- the CD248 gene encoding endosialin, giving the protein MLLRLLLAWAAAGPTLGQDPWAAEPRSACGPSSCYALFPRRRTFLEAWRACRELGGDLATPRTPEEAQRVDNLVGAGPASRLLWIGLQRQARQCQLQRPLRGFTWTTGDQDTAFTNWAQPATGGPCPAQRCVALEASGEHRWLEGSCTLAVDGYLCQFGFEGACPALQDEAGQAGPAVYTTPFHLVSTEFEWLPFGSVAAVQCQAGRGASLLCVKQPEGGVGWSRAGPLCLGTGCSPDNGGCEHECVEEVDGHVSCRCTEGFRLAADGRSCEDPCAQAPCEQQCEPGGPQGYSCHCRLGFRPAEDDPHRCVDTDECQIAGVCQQMCVNYVGGFECYCSEGHELEADGISCSPAGAMGARASQDLGDELLDDGEDEEDEDEAWEAFGGGWTEMPGILWMEPTQPPDFALAYRPSFPEDREPQIPYPEPTWPPPLSAPRVPYHSSVLSVTRPVVVSATRPTLPSAHQPPVIPATHPALSRDHQIPVIAANYPDLPSAYQPGILSVSHPAQPPAHQPPMISTRYPELFPAHQSPMFPDTQVAGTQTTTHLPAIPPNHAPLVTTLGAHQPPQAPDAPVLRTQATQLPIIPTAQPSLTTSSRSPVSPAHQVSVPAATQPPALPTLLPSQSPTNQTSPISPTHPHSKVPQIPREDGPSPKLALWLPSAAPTAAPTALGEAGLAEHIQRDDRWLLVALLVPTCVFLVVLLALGIVYCTRCGPHAPNKRITDCYRWVTHAGSKSPTEPMPPRGSLTGVQTCRTSV